A stretch of the Rosa rugosa chromosome 5, drRosRugo1.1, whole genome shotgun sequence genome encodes the following:
- the LOC133709604 gene encoding uncharacterized protein LOC133709604: MMEGIKGLGGGGKVAIGVGNGVGHDQIIQDQDMGDGMQCSDHPYRNNPGGICAFCLQEKLGKLVSSSFPLPVRNSASSSSSPSFRSDITGATNAGGVSVAAPSSTSLSLSLSVRPKANGESFHHDEYYSRRARISFLLARKKKKVTANASSDSQSRAADMVFKRSKSTATPRRGRFMDAADDFSPRKRNGFWSFLYHHHKTSKKIDNKSFRDNSKISSSSSFASSATATATTTTTTTAAGRDKSLGSSLRNKAETAVGDVEDDSSPNSQATASASSFERKVSRSRSVGCGSRSFSGDFFERISTGFGDCTLRRVESQREGKPKHSSSSAVRNGAERVKCGGLFSGFMMTSSSSSSSSSSYWVSSSAEDMNGKPMSGGPGPLVNGRSRSSWGWAFASPMRAFSKPSSKDGKRDIVRQANTSDKNTTPNLSAIPSLLSVRG; this comes from the coding sequence ATGATGGAAGGAATCAAAGGCTTAGGAGGAGGAGGGAAGGTTGCCATTGGTGTTGGCAATGGTGTTGGTCACGACCAGATTATTCAGGATCAAGACATGGGAGATGGAATGCAGTGCAGTGACCATCCTTACAGAAACAACCCAGGTGGGATCTGCGCTTTCTGTCTCCAAGAGAAGCTCGGCAagctcgtctcttcctccttcccTCTCCCCGTTCGTAACTCcgcctcttcttcctcctctccttCTTTTAGATCTGACATCACCGGCGCCACCAATGCCGGCGGTGTCAGCGTCGCCGCTCCTTCCTCTACCTCCCTCTCGCTCTCGCTCTCGGTCCGTCCCAAAGCCAACGGCGAGTCGTTTCATCACGACGAGTATTACAGCCGGCGGGCCAGGATCTCGTTCCTTCTGgccaggaagaagaagaaggtgactGCTAATGCTTCCTCTGATAGTCAGAGCCGCGCCGCCGATATGGTTTTCAAGAGGAGCAAGTCGACCGCAACGCCTCGGAGGGGCCGTTTCATGGATGCCGCTGACGACTTTAGCCCcagaaagagaaatgggttctGGTCCTTTCTCTACCACCACCACAAAACTTCCAAGAAAATCGACAACAAGAGCTTCAGAGACAACTCCaagatttcttcctcctcctccttcgcaTCTTCGGCCacagcaacagcaacaacaacaacaacaacaacagcagcTGGAAGGGACAAGTCTTTGGGCTCTTCTCTGAGGAATAAAGCCGAAACCGCGGTGGGTGACGTTGAAGACGACAGCAGTCCCAACAGCCAAGCCACTGCTTCAGCCTCTTCGTTCGAGCGGAAGGTCTCCAGATCCAGATCTGTCGGCTGCGGCAGCCGGAGCTTCTCCGGCGACTTTTTCGAGCGGATCTCGACTGGTTTCGGCGACTGCACTCTCAGAAGGGTCGAGTCTCAAAGAGAAGGCAAGCCTAAACACTCCTCATCATCAGCAGTTCGCAACGGCGCCGAGCGTGTCAAATGTGGTGGGCTTTTCAGTGGGTTCATGAtgacttcatcttcttcatcctcttcgTCTTCCTCGTATTGGGTCTCCTCCTCAGCCGAAGACATGAACGGGAAGCCAATGTCCGGTGGTCCCGGGCCGCTAGTCAACGGGAGAAGCAGGAGCAGCTGGGGTTGGGCCTTCGCTAGCCCCATGAGAGCTTTCAGCAAACCTTCTTCGAAAGACGGGAAGAGGGACATTGTTAGACAAGCGAATACTTCAGATAAGAACACCACCCCTAACTTGTCTGCAATTCCTTCCTTGCTATCTGTGAGAGGTTGA